Below is a window of Malus domestica chromosome 13, GDT2T_hap1 DNA.
TTCTTCCGAACTTATCGACTGCGAGAATGGACACCAAGGTGGCAACCATGTTAACACCGCCGGTGATGACTGCGGACATTAGGGAAGCTTCGTCACCAAAACCCAAAGTCATGAAAAGGACAGGTGCATAAAACATGATTACATTGATCCCGGTGAGCTGCTGGAAGAAAGGAACGAGAATGCAAATGACGAGTTGAGGCCTATAGCGCGGCTGTGTAATGTTGGTCCATTGGTTTTCCACTTTTTGGGCATCGTCAGTAGCAGCAAGAAGGTCTTGGAACTCATTATCAACGTTGTCGGTGCCGCGGATTTTTTTCAACATTTTCTTAGCCTTCTCGGGGTTACCTCTTTCTAGGATGGAATTTGGAGTGTCGGGAAGAAAGATTGCGGCGAGAGTCATCATCGAGGAAGGGACGGCTGCTAGAGCAAGAGAGACCCGCCAGCCATATCCGCCCTTGACCTTGGCTGTGCCAAAGTTGACAAGGCCTGCCACTAGAATACCAATGGTGATGGGCCCCATGTTCAATGCTCCTCTAATCTTTGTTGGAGCCATTTCCGCTAGATAAACTGGTACGGACTGCAAATCACCATGACAATTTCGAATTAGTTAGCTACCAATCTAGCTCTAAGTTTCAAGAATGCTAGAGAGATCATATTTTCACGCAAAATTGACACGGACCACATTATGAGGTATATGTTGGTACATAACCTCTTACATAATGCTGTTTCAAATGCGTTATTACTATAAGGTTCGTGTGTTTTAATAAACGTGTAATTAAAGATAGAAGATATATTTACCTGATTAGCAAATCCAACACCAATACCAAGCAAGAGACGACCGATGATTAGAACTATAATGTTATTGGCAATACCATTTAGGATAGAGCCAAGAAGAAACACAAGGCCTGCCACAAACATGGagattttccggccaaatttcCTAGCCACTAATGAAGCAAAGAAGGAAGCAACCAAGGCTGCAATGTAGAGGCAAGACGTGAACAATGTGAGGAGTTGGCTGTCAAATTTGCAGTACTGGTTTTGATTAGCAGTCTCATTCTTCATTTTATGGAACACAAATGGGAAGAACTTGCTCAAGAACGACTCCATTGAAGTCACTCCACCTGCATATATGCACGATATTCAAAACCCGATTAGTAGTTGTTTCTCTTAATGCTCTCAATTCTCTTAAACAAAGAGAAAATTACAGAACTAATTACCTGAGATTCCGGGATCATATCCGAAGAGGAGACCACCCATGGCAGCCACCACACAAGTGAATATCACAAAGATGGTGACACCTCCTTCATAGCTGCACCCTCCTCCGCCGCAAACATACGCTCCTCCAGCCATCACTCTACAAAGTTTTGACGGCTTAAAGCTCTTTGTAGTTAGAGAATATTAAACCAATTCTCACAAATCTTTTATAAATCCACTACAACAAAAAGAATGACTACAGAAAGATTTAAATCCCTTGAATATCTTTGTTATCTCAAATCCGAAAATGTCCCAAGTTTATAAAGGCTCCAAGCTGCAACAAAGCCAGGCTGCAGTTTCAACAACTTGACCTAATCTTCATTTTTCTAGTTTCTGAAACTCTATACCTCCTTGTTAATTTTGCCATATTTATGTATAAATAGTTGGACATGTTAGGATATGAGGATAGTACCGAAGTTCTTGTTTCGACTAGATTATGATATGTAGTTGTTGATATTACACCATTAATCTTGCTGTCAGGAGCTCTAAATTTGGCAAAGTGTGATGATTGATATATATGAACGGATATGGTCAAAACTCAAACCGTTTAACAGGCATGTAGTTTATGAAACGCCATAATAATATATCTTGACGATATAATTACTCATAATTCTGATGTTCCGTGATGTCGAGTCCTGGTGTGTGCTCCTGCTCGCCTCTTAATTTCTTCCCAGTGTTACTTCTCATGTTTATACTTGTATAAAGTGGAGTGGGATATCATGTTGTTTTCAGATAGTTTGTATCCCAAACAAGTTATTAAACTATGATATTTGttataaaaattatttgatttaattttttgcTTCAACTCGTCTTTTGTTATTGTGTACACATATTATACAGTACAATTTTCTTGTGCGCATGAGAGTCCtgttaaatgtaattaatattcAGTTGTAATTATAAGAACATCAAATGTCATTTTGTGTAATATCACATTATGACTTGTGTGGCTTTGTGAAGGCCCACGTTGGTGTTTTCCTTTTTGTCTTGAAAAGCTAACACCGTTGGAGACAAGTAGGTGAAAGTGTGCTAAGGAATGTGGTAATGTATTGATAGAAGAGAAAATCTCtctaaaaaaatctctccattgAAATCAACAAAGAAGACAAAGGCCAACCTTCTGGTTTTGTTGGCTCGTTGGCTCAAGGACTATTTTCCACATAAacttagtttgttattttcttctccatttttATCCAAACCTTACACATCTCTTATGAAATCTTGAGCTGACGCGCCTCAGTCCTGATATTTAGGGATATCAGGGTAGACACATGCTTGCCGACACTTGAGGATGACGAAGCCATTTAAAACATGCATACCACTAAAAATAGGTATTTAGAAAGAGATACACTAATGCAGAACCGTGTTCAGAGCATTTAACTACTTAAAAATAATGTGAAGGAATTATAAGAGAAAGGTACGAACCGATGAATGGATCCTACCCAGAGGAGACTCGAAGATGCctaagtttataataatactaataataggaaaatcattttctttatgaacatactaaccccctatTTTGAAAACGTATATATATACTACATATGGATCTTTttttctgaaaaccctagcatgctaTGAAACCATTCGTAAAACAAGTATGAGTAAAACCATGCTCAATAATTGTGCTATCATCACCCGAAGGAAAATCCATAAATCTTGTCAATACTGTACtctctaggggtatcatagtcacTCGAAGGCAGTACTTGTCCATCAccaaaggtgaagctgtacgacactgggttacaccagtgaagaaacatggtaggcctcatcacccgaaggtgaaacTATACGACTTCGGGTAACGTTGGAGAAGAAAATATATACATCACACATCGACACTAGCTGTGGCTAGTGAAGCTGTTCGACACTACTTTCGGCAGTGAAGCTGGGGGTATATCATAATATCTCATCTCATTCCTCATCaactgtgtcctatggccataaACGTCATAATACCTGTGTTGGGTGGATGTGTTGTATGATAGCCCACTAGATAGCACCGAAAACAtatctcaaaaactcacatCAAATCCGGAGCTCAAAACCTCAACACATATATCCATGATAATTCACATTTGTAAATCCATAGAATTCCATATATGAAAATTCCAAAATTCATAACCTTTGGCAAAACGTAAGTGAGATAAATCATATCTATCTCGTAAATcgtaaatatagaaatttggaaaacaatatataaaacatattcaaactATGAAGTGTGAAATGCATGCTAGTTCATGGGGAAGAGGGAATCTTGACGCCGTCATCGAAGTTGCGTGGTGACATAAACGTGGTTTGGCGCCAGTGATTGCAGAGAGAGGAGAAAGGAGAAAGGAGTTATGGGTGTATTAGAGAGCAAAAGTTGAGAGAAATGATAGGGTGTCACCGAGCAAGGCTGTGATAGTGGCCAGAGTAGGTGACTTGGGGAGAGGGTTGCCAAGATAaaggatgagagagaaagagagggagctCCAGAGATAAGGAGAGCTCCAGAGATAGGGAGAGAAGTctgggagagaaatgagagggaGAAAGTTCCAGAAGATTGGGGAAGGAACTGCCATGTGTCAGCTCAGGGGTGGTCTAAGGTGGAAAATATCTCTACttgaaaaattaccaaaatgcccttaCGTTTGGAATCCCTTAAAATCTTCGTTTCAGTTTCAAATTCAATTTCGCTTGCGCCTATGTGTTCCTAATGACAAGTACTACGGGGCTATGCCAAGGGAATAAATCTTACTTGACACGACGATGCGGTCAACAAAAGTAAACATttttgcctcgaagggcattttcataaattcacattttaaaattaaaaaacttgtAATAATTGGAGACGGGTCGTTACATGAGCAAATATTCTAGCTTGATACAAAAGatccaacatggtatcagagctttgtTGGATTAACTAAGTtatgggagttaccttgtgttCTTCAATTTGGGGTTCTATTTCTTAGAAACCCTAACTTTCAAATTCGAAGGAATCAATGGAAAATAGCAGCAACAAAGATAACAATCTCTCATCTCGAATATTTGATGGTGAAAATTATGATATTGGAGAGTAAAGATGAGGACCTTATtcacaacttttgggctatggtCATTTGTCAGTGTTAGGGTTGTTGAACCGAAGGAAGGTGTGGAGCTATCTACAGCAGAGAATGCACTTTTAGAAGAAAATCTCAAGAAGGATGCTAGAGCTCTCTACTTCATTTAGAAATGCCTCTCAGATGAAATCTTTCCGAGGGTCTCGAACGAGATGAAATTGAAGGATGCGTGGGATGtcttggagaaaaaaaaaaaagaggtgcaGAAAAGGTAAGGTCTGTAAATTTGCACAGTCTTAGAAGAGACTTTGAACATGCTAGGATGAAGGAAAATGAATTGTTGAAAGATTACTTGACTAAACTCACTGATgttataaataaaatgaaatcatATGGTGAGAAGTTAAGTGATAGACGAATTGTTGAGAAAATATTGATTATTTTACCTCAATAATATAATTCTATTGTGAATGTCATTGAGGAAACTAAAGATTTGAGTTCCTTGTCTATTCGAGAGTTAAAGAGTTCACTTCAATCCCTTGATCATAGATTAGATAGGCATGCTAAATACTTAGTTGAGAGTGCATTTCAAGCACTTACAGTGGATGTGAAAGGAAGATAGTAGATTAAAAGGAAACCGAAGAGTTCATTTCAAGCACTTACAATGGATGTGAAAGGAATAGAACAGTGCATTTCAAGCATTTTAATCATTCTGATGatacttgtttgtttaaaaGGAAACCAAAGTGTCCTAGATGTGGTCCTTTTGGCTATATACAAAAAAGATTATAATGTGAAACTCAACCAAGTTGCAAACTATGTagaaaaagaagacaaagataCTAGTCTTTTTTATGCGTGTCATCCAGCTATGACTGAAGACAAAGGAAATGATATTTGGTTTGTTGAGAATGGATGTAGTAATCACATGATTAGCAACAAGAATCTCTTTGTCGAGTTTAATGATATAAAGAAGACAAAGGTCAAGGTGAGTGTTTCTTATTGTGCAGCTGTACTCAGAGGTTGTGGCAATCAAAACGAAGAAA
It encodes the following:
- the LOC139187504 gene encoding sugar transport protein 10-like — protein: MAGGAYVCGGGGCSYEGGVTIFVIFTCVVAAMGGLLFGYDPGISGGVTSMESFLSKFFPFVFHKMKNETANQNQYCKFDSQLLTLFTSCLYIAALVASFFASLVARKFGRKISMFVAGLVFLLGSILNGIANNIIVLIIGRLLLGIGVGFANQHGDLQSVPVYLAEMAPTKIRGALNMGPITIGILVAGLVNFGTAKVKGGYGWRVSLALAAVPSSMMTLAAIFLPDTPNSILERGNPEKAKKMLKKIRGTDNVDNEFQDLLAATDDAQKVENQWTNITQPRYRPQLVICILVPFFQQLTGINVIMFYAPVLFMTLGFGDEASLMSAVITGGVNMVATLVSILAVDKFGRRVLFLQGGVQMILCHVLKSMINFRNTCLL